The Aedes aegypti strain LVP_AGWG chromosome 1, AaegL5.0 Primary Assembly, whole genome shotgun sequence sequence GAACCCTCTCTGATCGGTCGAACGGAATCTCCTACATAATCGATTATATCGATCAGTTTCACATGCACTGGGAAATCATCCACCGATGCAGTTTGATTTGCTCCAGCCATTGAGCGGTCGGctggaatgaataaaaaaacacaaacaaacCACCATAACCTCCTGTAAACTCTGATTTTTCGAAGATTTCCCGTAATTCTTGACCGTTTGAAATGCGATATAACCGTAAcgttgaagaaaaaataaattcttacCTGCTTCAGAAGTCATTTCAGTGGTTTTAGattaattttgcgaaaaaacgCGATTTTTCCAGCTGTTGAGATCAGTAAACTGCCTATAACtacataacagtcacattcgacatttttgacaaattggagttaatgccgtggagagtcatcaaatgataaatactttcgatcaacctaatgaaatctgtgagattgttctagaaaattcgaaaaaaataccaagttgttttgtaacattggtaattataaccgcataacagtcacattgaaattataaatgagcctcgtaatgtaatggCAATGAAatatctatcagaattattttctaccaattcacctagtatgtgatatgagttgtataaaatatcagcctcaaataagcacttttgagttagtggtaattttttgaaattttagattcctcccatactgccatgaaatgcacacttggtattcagtttactcaatgcctacttttgtcgaatgttacaaatatgcagttatgggcagtaaagttAGCAAaccaaacaacaatcatcattcTTCGTTTCAATCCGCCACAACTAGGCGTCGCATGGACTGTTTAAGTTTTGCGACAAAACGTCAATACCTTATCCCTATTTCAAGCGAATTGTTCGTTACTACTTGGGGAACATGCGATCCTCTATTTGGCACAACAGCACAACTAAGCTTCGCCTTTTGAGTGGAAAACGTCCAGGAGTCTGCAACGTCGTGACAGTCGAGTTTTGACACGATTACGGATCGGCCATTCTGCACTAACTCACGGCCATCTGATGGCCAATGTGGAGCCTGAACAATGTGACAGTTGCGGAGTTCCAgttactatggaccgatgcacgagttcactaatttgagtTTGAGGTGCCGAAtacactggtttccatggtcacataaataacacggcaccgctaaaacgtcaaataatgaacccgtgcataggtccgtAGAGCATATTATAGTTGACTGCAGAAAATATGTCCAAGCCAGAAGAGACAGCGGTATTGCAGAATCGTTATACATCGCCCTAGGAGATAATGTcgatgaagtgaaaaaatgtattgagtttttcaaaaatatcaacatgTATTATCAAATTTAATGTAATCTAAGAAACACGACCTGAATGACTTTTATAAGTTAAAAGGTCATAAAaccaaataataaataataaatacctCATACGTCGTATTCAGAAGTAGCTTCATTCTCTACCATCACTTCAATATAGCtaaagacgaaataaaaatgtttttgttccttgcagttgtctaaaatttgaaatacagtcaactctccataactagaTATTGAAGGGACAATCTAGTTAGGGTGGTATTGtgcatttttgaaactttagaaaAGGGATCAACTAGGACCAATGATTAACATCAAGCAATGATGTTGCTTACTTAAGTGCACACTGTCAAGTCTTAAACGGAGAGGGGACTGTTTCTATGGTGCGATGTTGGTCGCAGCCTACTTATGTGATATTTGAATATCTGTCGGTCAAAGCTACCATGTGCGTTGACTATGTTCGGAGGGCATGATTAATAAAGCAGAAGCCTTTATATTCGGCGGTCTATACACAGTCAAACGATCTATGTAAATGTATGCTGCACAGGTATCGAGGTATAGTTAtacttaagctaagtatgctgtttcgctcaagaaaagtaaagaaataccttgactgaatgggtcaagaaatttccttccTTCGAAATTATATTTATTCTAAACTGCGTAATGCGATCATTACtgcgtttttggaaaaatcaaaagtttgattagtctggaccatttcttggaagaaattttccacgcatcgagataggcgattcattttcttgtcagtagcaaaccagtcTTTAGAAGGGATTGGCCATCGAGGTAATTATGAAAACCAATGGttatctaactcgatatcgagatacaaaatatcaagtaaaggagagttgactgtaattcaaaaaaaatctaaatactGAGAACATTGTACTGCGATCTTTCAAACTTGAGTACCGAGTATGGTACCAAGGGACTGAATGTAGCACTTGAAGTGGTACCCATTGAgtggttccacagaaaatgacgacttttttcacaaatttcatttttatattttttgattttaatgaaattttgcacatgctttctttatgcccaaaaatgcctttttgcatcatcggctcgccattttgactctagccttacttttgagaagggcctaagaaaaaaatccttaataattttcaaaaaattataacttagaaacggtttgtccgatcagtttgatgccttccgcaaagttttaggttattgttgggactatctggaaaaaaaataaacactgtaaaaaaaaatgttgttattttttatatatcgaaaataaagcttaaaaatcaattttctcaaaaatcgtatttctgattttttttatttttttatatgttaaagtagacaaaaaatgaagtcttttgcacagtgggtcaagatggagaaatcatggacaaaatagttatgattttttgaaaataggtgaatttttgaaaatggtcataataaactttttaaatgtttttaactcgattttatgaaagtccgcaaaatttacaacaaaaaaggtacacggaaaaatcaggctcacttttaccgttttaaagatacagcgattttaatacaaaattatgatataattttcaattttcggtcattataatataacttagaaacggtttgtccgatcagtttggagtcttccgcaaagttttaggttattgttggaactttctggaaaaaaatatacactgtaaaaaaaatgttgtaatattttatatatcgaaaataaagcttaaaaatcaatttcctcaaaaatcgtatttctgattttttttatttttttatatgttaaagtagacaaaaaatgaagttttttgcacagtgggtcaagatggagaaatcatggacaaaaaagttatgatattttttaaaaaggttgatttttcaatatggtctaaataaactttttgaatgcttttcgacccgattttatgaaagtacgcaaaattttcaacaaaaaaggaatatgagaaaattttgctaattgctaccgaaatatttgaaaagtttattatgaccattttcaacaaattcacctttttttttaaaatatcataacttttttgtccatgatttctccatcttgacccactgtgcaaaagagttcattttttgtctactttaacatataaaaaaaaatcagaaatacgatttttgagaaaattgatttttaagctttattttcgatatataaaaaattacaacattttttttacagtgtttatttttttccagatagtcccaacaataacctaaaactttgcggaagactccaaactgatcggacaaaccgtttctaagttatattataatgaccgaaaattgaaaattatatcataatttgtattaaaatcgctgtatctttaaaatggTAAAAATTAGCCTGGTTTTTCCGtgcaccttttttgttgtaaattttgcgtactttcataacatcgagttgaaaaatatttaaaaagtatattatgaccattttcaaaaattcacctattttcaaaaaatcataacttttttgtccatgatttctccatcttgacccactgtgcaaaagacttcattttttgtctactttaacatggaaaaataaaaaaaatcagaaatacaatttttgagaaaactgatttttaagctttactttcgatatataaaaaattacaacattttttttacagagtattttttttccagatagtcccaacaataacctaaaactttgcggaaggcataaaactgatcggacaaaccgtttctaagttataattttttgataattattaaggattttttttcttaggcccttctcaaaagtaaggctagagtcaaaatggcgagccgatgatgcaaaaaggcatttttgggcataaagaaagcatgtgcaaaatttcatccaaatcaaaaaatacaaaagtaaaccgacattcgaattcaaatggaaccgctccaTTGTGAGTCCGATTACTATTCCTTTATTTCGTTTTTAATGTAACATGGtaatatacagtcatctctcccttactcgatattgaagggaccatcgagttagggaggtatcgagttacagaacacaaaagcagtgcaactgcgttccaagggaccatcgagttacccgaataaaaaatacaatacaaaaacaatataacgtattgtaacagtaccattcaatatattggaaatacaatacagtatatgtaaaatgacaatacaattacagtacaatatattgttttgaacagttcactgtatggtatatgagatttttgcaatataatgtatgggtggttaagtatcgtaacaatacaaatatatatattttctcatacaaacattttgaaaatacaatacgatataatgttcatgtattgtcttgattagcaattcgtgtattgttgtacaatacaaaaacaattcaacgaactgtatcatggttgcattcgtcgttacagctaatgtcaagtgacttctaaaaaactacttatttttactttttgaatatttttcagccaacatttcttgctttctgaacttgttttgtttatttctttcagcaaagctacatagaaaaaagcaacagttgttttacgcaaaaataggaatttgaccaaaattgtaaggtataaaaccaattaaaaacaatacaatgttctgttacaatatattatattgtttttgaattatatatccaaacaagaataatattgcttcgacattcaattacaatacgctgtattgtatctaatacgttatattgtacattaatggtttattccattcactgaatgatacgtttttatccgggtagccatgaaaaccaacttttactatggttctctaactcgatatcgagatacggaatatcgagtaagggagagttaactgtagcaACATTTGTAAAACAAAACCGCTTAATTGCACCTTCAGATTTAAGGTGTATACATAATTTAAACTTTCTTTATAATCAACAAAAATCACTAACACACTTATCAAAATATCaaagggggttgtgtacaagacacgaccgcatgacgttaactacgccaagtgattttttgcatttgaatttttgtcgattttcatagttgcagccttcctttagttcaaactctaacattaTCTAATAAtaacagtctatcgtcaaaaatcaaaagttttctccatttgagtaaaatgttgtataaattcccgaacgattggtgggaaaatattgtaaatctaccgataaatggctgagttattagtatttaaaatcttacataatttcgtgacggtcgcaacattttagattttcaattgacacccagtatattgccgtaagacgtagttaacgtcaaaacgaAGAAACGCAGATGGGCCGAAATAGGTTCGTAAAcccaaaaataaattatcattcAGTTTGCAACAACGTGGCAATCAATTCAAAACACAACAGCTCACGGCAAGGCCTACtgcgtttttggaaaaatcaaaagtttgaaaattttgaagcgcTTAGGTTCACTGACCTTCCGCAATTTACCGTCAGTTGGCGCGTGTTCATCATCAATCTAGAACAAGCTGTGGACCCCTTCAATCGTACCGGACATCAAGGTAGCAGAACCTGTCATTGGCAGTGTTTATCTCACAGCAGAAATAAGTCGTTTGACGGATCATGTGTTATCACCGGCTCTAGATCATTGGAATGATTGTGCATCACATTGGCCGACGCCTCTCGCGAATTGCATATCacacttgaaatttatcgcacAAACTTTTGCAAGTCTAAAAATATCCCCAAGTTCAAGAACCGACATAAAGTTACTTCTAGAACCAGCTTCCATTCTTATGATTACCTCTGTTATTCCACCAAATGCAACTAAAAGAGAGCAAAAGAACAACGTCAAGTCCGCGAAAATCTCCGATTCGCATTGGTAGGAATCGGCAGCGCGATTAACCGGAGAGAGCCCGAACGTTCAAGTGCGCAATGCACTCGTTCAGGGTGATCTGCTTTGTGTAACACTACTACTTATCGGGTCAAAATTCTAGAAATGCGCGCAAAACTTCTCGAAAGCTTTCTCACTTTTCGCTGTGCGAGATGCCGCGCTGTTGCACAGAGGAGTTGCTAGAACACACAGACTACTGCGAAACGTAATTTATTGGCGATACGTACTGGTTTgagctatgtcagtgcaaaatcaactgattttcattACTTCAAAAACGTGACAAAAATTAGTAAAAATCACCAATGACGCGAACAAATtttaatgacggcctacttcgtcttgggaagaaaataattttggccATACGATCCAAATTGCTCCTGTGTGCACCCGTTAGCTGACCTATGGCTGTAACGTCACACTCGCGGAAGGAAACTTGTCGCCGTCGTCGTCGCAACCCCTTGCCATCGCCGGGGCGCAGCTGATACTCTGGTGATTGCAACCTTCCGTGGGGTCACTTGTTTGCATGTAAGTAAGTGAGCGATTCTATGCATGCAATTGCTCCGACATAACAAGTTGCAATCTAGGGAGTCATCGAATGCATTTCGTTACGGAActagcgacgacgacgacgacaactaCGGCGTCGCTTTGCGTCGCGTCGTCTCGTGTCCGCCGCCGCCGATCACGATCATCACATTTCGAGCAGTTCTCTGATGTCGAGTCGCAGCCTGCTATGGGCTCCAACAACTGTACAGCTGTAATCTTCCCCcggaggggtgattcaaataaTGATGATGGTGGTGGTGGAGGAGGAGTAGTAGGAGGAACATCATCCTCCAGCGCTGCGCTCACGGAGTAGGCGATGACTGCGAAGCCGGTGCGGCGCGAGCCTGATGAACTTGATCAAAACTTGAACTTGGCTCAGTTCTGATCAGAACGTTGCTTCGGCGGTTGTCATTCCGTCCACTGGTTTCCGGGATcttgataattttttgaagtttcaCACGATGGGTTCTACTCGGTGCTGGTGCTTGCTAATTTTGGCGGTTGCGTTGTTTGGAAGTGGTGCTTTAGCATATCCTGATGAAGATGACTTCTGGAAGAAGGAAAACGATATTCAAACGGTGCGGGAGGATAATTGGTTTCAAATTGATGAAGAAGATGGAGATATGACACTCGTAAGTAGAGTTCTGTTGGGTGTTAGAATTCGATAGCTTAGAATTTGTAATTTCAGCAAGAATTGATCGAAAAATATGGCTACAAGGTGGAGATCCATTCGGCCACTACGGAGGACGGTTACATGCTTACTTTGTTTAGAATAATGCCGCGAAAAATATCAGAAACCAAAAAACTCCCAGTTTTTGTGATGCATGGCCTGCTTGGTAGTGCGGCAGATTTTGTCATCAGTGGTCCCAATAACAGCCTGGCCTACTATCTCGCGGACGACGGTTACGAAGTGTGGCTTGGAAACGCTAGAGGAACCCGGTACTCCAGGCGTCACCAAGAGCTACCACTCCATTCAGAGGAATACTGGGACTTCAGCTGGCATGAAATCGGCTACTTTGATCTCCCCGCCATGATAGATTACGTTCTGAACAAAACTGGATCGGATCAACTCCAATACATCGGACATTCCCAGGGAACCACAACGTACTTTGTGATGTCCAGTTCACGGCCGGAGTACAACCAAAAGATTGCCCTGATGACGGCCCTTTCGCCTGCTGTTGTGCTCAAGCGCATACGAAGCCCGATTCTTCGAGTACTTCTCGATCTATCAGACACAATCAAAGAGGTGCTGGATTCTCTACACGTTTTCGAATTCTTCCCTTACAACGACAACAACCACAAAGTGATGGAATCGCTATGTCCTGCGAATGCAAGGGACACTATCTGCGAAGAACTGCTGGGTCAGTTGACCGGTCCCCATCCGGAGTCCTATTCGCCGGTAACTGATCTTCTAACTTAACAATCCTTCAAATTCCTAATAATTCTCCCCCCTCAAGAAACTCGTCGCCGCTTACATGGGCCACGCCCCGGCCGGTGCCTCCACCAAGCAACTGATGCACTTTGTCCAGGTGGCTCGGACCGGGCTCTTCCGGCAGTACGACAACGGCCGCAAGGAAAACCTGCAAACCTACAGCAACTGGAAACCGCCGACCTACAACCTGACGGCATCGTCCGCTCCGGTCCTCATCTTCTACGGCCGCAACGACTGGATGGTCCACCCGAAGGACGTCCAGGAGTTCTACAAGATGCTGCCCCGCGTTGTGGGCGCCAATCTAGTCTCGGACCGAAAGTTCAACCATCTAGATTTTATCCTGGCGAAAAATGCGCGGTCAGAAGTGTACGATAAGATGCGACCGGTGCTCGAACAGTACAACACAATAAACAACCCCCCAGTGTAATCCACGATCGTGGGAATTTGTGGAAAGAAATTATGCCCATCCGGGGGACCGATTGTCGTCATAGCAGCCACCACCACGTGATCGATTTCAGTTTCAAGTTCACGGTAATTGGAAGATGATCCCCAGCAAGCATGTGCGTGCAATTTGTTTGATCGCCAATTTTCGACGAAGCATGCGAAGAAATGTGAATGCGCGCACGTGCCTACTGTGTGTGCGAgatttttgtttgtgtttttttttttacgacgAGTTGACAAGCTTACTGTGGTGATTTTGATGTGAACTTTAGCTGTCGTCAGGTGCTAATTGTACAACTGTAATCAATCTTAAGCGAGATCTGAATGTGCGAAATCAACTACGGCAGTGATGTGAGAAAGGTGCAGAAATGGCGCATTTATCTCTTGGTTAATTGTGTTCAAATGCATGCaaatgatgcaaattttgaagtttttgctcccctatgcttaaacggtgtcaattatgaagaaaatcattctccaaatgtttgaagtgattcagaataa is a genomic window containing:
- the LOC5576149 gene encoding lipase 3, yielding MGSTRCWCLLILAVALFGSGALAYPDEDDFWKKENDIQTVREDNWFQIDEEDGDMTLQELIEKYGYKVEIHSATTEDGYMLTLFRIMPRKISETKKLPVFVMHGLLGSAADFVISGPNNSLAYYLADDGYEVWLGNARGTRYSRRHQELPLHSEEYWDFSWHEIGYFDLPAMIDYVLNKTGSDQLQYIGHSQGTTTYFVMSSSRPEYNQKIALMTALSPAVVLKRIRSPILRVLLDLSDTIKEVLDSLHVFEFFPYNDNNHKVMESLCPANARDTICEELLGQLTGPHPESYSPKLVAAYMGHAPAGASTKQLMHFVQVARTGLFRQYDNGRKENLQTYSNWKPPTYNLTASSAPVLIFYGRNDWMVHPKDVQEFYKMLPRVVGANLVSDRKFNHLDFILAKNARSEVYDKMRPVLEQYNTINNPPV